The DNA segment TGttaagggtttggtctgcaggcgGGGAAAGCTACAGACTCAACAGAATAAAACACGGACACATCCCAAGGTTAGATCAGAGCATTCTTGGTGTAACTTGTGTACACTGCTGAATTTGCTCTCCTTTTTGCCGACAAAGACACCGAATCCTCCTGAAGATGCTCTTTGAACAATTGAATACCTTGTCCAAAATCTCCATGACAatgtgacatgatttttttttttcaagcacaTTTTCTGCAATAACTCCCAAACAAATGGAGCTAGAAAGATGTTTGAGTGCATCTGAAACAGACTGGCatatgtttcaaaagaaacaccCACCAGTCACATGTTCCCATATTTTGTGCATATTTAAAGTAATGAGCAGTCTGATATAGTAGTGTTATGGGTGCTCTATATCATTTTGAACTAGATATAAATAGCAGGGCAAAGCCAGACATTTGAATCAGTTTTCTCATATTTCACTTTTCATCTCAAACCcaaatttttcagtttataccCAAAACCAATAGAATGACCTTAATTGTTCCAATATGTTGAGAGGGCACTGTAACTTAGATGTTTTGTAATCACCAAAGGACCAAAAGCATAAACACGATTTCACATCTGCTCACTGTGGGGTTGTGACAAAATTTATGCATATTTAGAAAAACATTTTACTTAATTGGTTTTAAAAATGATTACTGCATTTCTGCATATTGCAACTCACCTAATGCAGAACTGGAGGTTTTTGGAACAGCTGTGTCATTTCTCTCGTTGGGCATGTCCTTGAAGTTGAAGGTATTTGGCAACACACTGAAAGCCAAGACATTTTTCTCCTGAaggggcagcacagagcggctcCCATTTCCAGGGTCACATCCCACATGCTCCTCAGCAGACTGCTTCAATGCAAACGCTTCCTTTTTGCGCCTCTTTGGTCCAGGCCCGAGGCCCTTGTACGAAGAACTCCTTGCAAGACTCAGATGGTGCTTTCTTTTTCCTGAGCAGAATCTTCTGTCAGATAATTCCTTTTTACAGGAGGGTCCATCTGTTTCATGTCTAACTTCTGACAAAGCAGCACAGTTCTGTGTTTGGAATTTTTGTCTGTATTTGAGTTTCACTGGCGACAAAGCTTTCCATTTTTCATAAATCCTTTGTTTTACAGAGTACGGCGATGTTGTCTGGGCAGTTTCTCTGCACATTTTGGGTAGAGGATTCAAGTTTACAGAGATGACTTCTGGAGGCTTTGGCCCATGCTCAGGAAAAAGGTCTGTTGATGCAATGTGACTCCTGCTGCCAACTTTTAACACATCATCCTCCTGTGGCGCTGAGCCAAACAGGGCCAGTTCCACAGTCCTGCCTTTTGGACCATCAACAGCACTGACACTAACGTCCTCTGCAACATCCTTAACTGAGGGTTTGGTTTTCTTTCGACTCTTAAGGAAAGAaaaaaacctttcaggactgcgTAGTCCCCGACGCTTTATTCCAGATGTTCCATGAGTACCGGCGAGGCTCAAAGGTTGCTGTAAGTTAACCTTCATTGTCACATGGCTTTGAGTCTGCGCTTGAGATTCCAATAGTTTCTGAGGAACAGCTGGAGACTTCAGCTCCACCTCTTTCACATCTGATGATCTTGTGCTTATTTCATCCTCACTGCTGCTATTTTCAGTTTCTGTCTCGACATCTGAACTCCTCTGCTCGTTTGTCTGTACTGGTTCCAGCTCATGTGCCAAAGCTTCTTCAGGGTTTTCTCCTTTGTTTGGCATGTCAGTTTCACTGCTGAAGAGATTCTCATCCTCACTTTCACTAATGAGTATGATGCTCGAACTATCCCCTTCGCTTAGTACAGTAATGCTCTCAGGTTCTCTGTCGGGACATGAGGTGAAAATGGCATCATCCCCAGTTAATTCAACTATGTCACCAAATTCAGAACAAACTTCAGGCCAGTTGAATATTTTAGGTCGCTTGTCAGCAGCCCCGTCATCCTCCACAACATGATAGATTTTATCATCTGACTTGACTTGACGTGGGTTTTCCTCATTTTGTACTTCCTTTTTGTCCTTATGAAGCACCATCTCAACATCTTCTTGACTCGGGCCTGCCTTACACTGACAACTGCAGCGTAAACTCGAACCATGTTCCAAAATTTCCATGAATTTAGCAATACAGCAAAATTCTTCTATGGCAGGCTTTGATCCATTCTCCTCAGCGATCTCCGGTGGCTTGTCCTCTGTAGCGTTCAAAAGTGTGGCTGGCTGATCTTCAGTTGCTTTTTTCTGAGGCCCTTGCTGAAAGAGAACTTTGGCCTCTTCCGGAGGCAAAACCTGGATCTTGAATGAATAACACATGTCAACTGAATCGGGACTTTCTGCTTCAAGGGGATGTTCTGTTGAGGTTTCGGCAACGTTGGCATCTTCTGTTGCACAATTGCCCTTTTCAACCTTTGTTTGTGTACTAGTCACCTTACTCATAGTTTCTGCAGGATTTCTGGTTATGATTTCTACAGGATCTGTCTCTCTGTGATTCTCAAATGGCTGCATGTGATAATACCTCAAACAGAACGGCAGACCAAACTCATCATCAATATCATTGAGCTGCTCATTGACATTTAACCATGATGACTTGTATGGCTCTTCTCTATAAACATCATTAGGCTTCAGAACAAGGCAACTTTGTTGCAATTTATCCCAAGATTCACGCTTAATCTGTGACAATATGACAGTGTCACTCATCAAGTATTTACTATTGAATTCTTTAACCTCCTTCATTACATCCTTGAACAAACCACTCCTGAGTTCACATATTAAATTGTTCAATTTGCCATCCCAAAACATGCTTAATAGTTTGCTTATGCCACTAACATTTGCAACATTTTCTGATTTTGTCTTGGCTGTCGTGGTCCCCTCTATCAATTGACCTAACTTGGCCAATGTCCACAGCACAGTCTGAACTGGGGTATCCTCTTGAAGGCAAGTGTTAGGGTCTGTTGGGGTACTTCTTCTATCCATTACTCCATTTGGACTTCGAGGCATCTTATCACTTTGTGACTTTTCAACTGCTGGTTCTGTAACAGCTGTACACAACTGTTTTTGGAGTGAGTCTTCAGGCTTAGTTGACCCCAAAGAAGCAACAACACTTCCATCATTGGATGGTGTTGAATGGCTATCAAATGAGTTACTGGATTTTGAGGCATTTGAAAGTTCCTCATGTATCTTCTCATCCCCTTTTAAAGGATTTGTGTCATCTATCAAATTTGTAGATGTTTTGACAAAAGTTGGTGAAGTAAGTGCTTTCTCTGGTGTAGTGGGCTCACAATGTAGACTGTTGGCAACTTGGGCATTTGATAATGGTTGCACCACAGCAACAGCTTTCTGGCCTTTGACATGTTCTGCAGATGATGGTGTATTATTCATCTGCACTGGAATGTTCTGAGAAAGTTGCTGCATTTGAGTTTTGTTCAACACAGGTGCAATTATAATCCCATTTGGAACAGAAACAGTGTTCCCACCTGGGAAATTATTTCCATTTTGATCTCCAGTTGCTTTGAAGTGGAAGTCCTCTAGTGGGGATGGCTGTTGAGACTGAGCATCTTTGTTGTGCCAAGTTTCTGAGGTACTACCACGTGCTGTATTAGCCAGCAGCTGTAAAGGTTGGGCATCTTTGTTGTGCCAAGTTGCTGAGGTACTACCATGTGTTGTATTAGCCAGCGGCTGTAAAGGTTGGGCATCTTTGTTGTGCCAAGTTGCTGAGGTATGACCATGTGTTGTATTAGCCAGCGGCTGTAAAGGTTGGGCATCTTTGTTGTGCCAAGTTGCTGAGGTAGTACCATGTGTTGTTTTAGCTAACGACTGTAAAGGCTGGAGTAATATAGTTTGGGAAGCACTGGAGTTGTAATTTCCAATGACATTTAGTGTCCCAGACTGCAGAACTTGTTTCGATTGCATCCTGACCATGCTAACCAGCTGGTTCCCACCATTACCTGGACTGTTGGCTCCAAGTTGACTTTCTGCTCGACAACCAACTGACTGAAATGCATTGTTTGCAAATGTAGTAATCTGCTGTTGTGAATTTGCAACAGGAAATACAGAAGGCTGATTTGTTTTCGACAAGAATTTTTGAGTATCTCTAGAGGAAGTATGTGAAATTATCGCACTTGATGTGGTGGTGCCATTTCTATAGCCAGAAATACTATGACCCATGCTGGATGCAGACAGAAGTCCAGATGATACATTTCTTGTAACACTGCTGTTACAGCTGCCGGTCAGCTGAGAGATCGCCATACTGTAAGAAGGCAGGGCAACAGGAGGGAAGAATCTCTGCTGTTGAACTGTATTTGAAGAGTTTACGTTTATCATGTTGGATTTACTCTGGGTTAAGGTATTCTGAGGAACAGTCTGATGATGAATTTGTTTATTGCTGCCTTGTGATCCATAATTTAACTGCACCGGTACAGCAAGATTTCCAACTTGGGCTAAAGGTAATGGGTTTTGCTGATAACCAACAACAAACCCCAGTACAAAATTGTTCTGCTTCCCTGCAGTGGTTGGCTGCTGAGGTGTTCCATAATAAAAGGTGTTTGCACTTTGCAAATTTGTTGGCTGTCGGTTTGACGAAACACTATTGTGATGAATATTGTGGGAACTTTGTGGCGTGTTGCGTCGTCCATACTGAGAGATGTAATGTACACTCCCAGCATTCTGTTTCTTCATGTTGTCAACAAGGACCTGATTTCTCATTTGTGAGGATTGTGACTGTTGTCCAAGATGGTGGATTGTGGTGGATTGCCCATTCGTCCATGCAGATGAATGCATGTTTTTCCTCCTTTAAGCGTTGCAGTAAGTCCAAGCACACACcttcctgaaaaaaaagacaaaaaacaacatGAATAATTTTGGTTCTGTAGGCCATCTGGCAAGTAGCATTTATCCATTCTCACTATTtaagttcacagtctcagttatGTCATAAGTTCAATAGTGATTAAAAATAGTGATTTAAAATCCACAAAATAAGTTCAATGCACCATTCTTTTATTTATCAAATAGAACCCATAGATGTGAAGTCAGTGCGTGGAGACTTTAAACCAAAGTCCTTGGTCACTGGACGTAATTCTAATTACCTAAAGGTATTCAACTGTTCAAAAAGAATCTCAGTTCAGTGTAGTAAAAAGTCTTTTTTGACAGAAAAAAGGATGGCaaatttatggagttaaatttgtctcaatacctgtaaatgcacagagggtgatctacaaatattccttgatttgcacacattTGACAATTGTCATATTTGTAatctgtgtgttgttttttacaaacAAGTGTGCATTTgtaaatatttaatttttttcatttgttaaaaaaaaaaaaaacatttgctgaAGTTTAGtttagcatttgtggatcacacaCATTCATGGTTTTGTTCACTTGCATAATTTTGAGACATTTAgcgcacagatccacaaacaaattcaCACAAAGCAACACTGTCATTTAGTAGATGGCAGATGCCTTCACTAATTGCGTTGAACGCATTAGACTCGTCAACAGCACGCAGGGCAGCATAGATTTCTATGTCACTGGTTTTTCAAGGGCCAGGACAATCGCCACCTTGGATTCACGTTGGGATAATGCGAAACactcaagggcctttcacactgaatgtgTCGGTCAATCATTTTGACAGATTTGCTTGCGTTGaacatttcatcatttgctgtgcagagaaccttgtaaatacagatgcacttcaaaaactgagtgatggaacggaacaccaaaacctgaagtccagaaggaagatgaggatgtctgctcttcaaaatgtgaggaaagtgtctccaaaaacatGACCCAATTAAGTGGATGTAGCACACAATCTGCTTGACCCTGAGTGTCTGAATGCATGTTGAATGTGTAGAATTCAACCCTCAcccctttttttattttgctaacatgccaagtataacttgaattaaggCTGCACGGTATATAcgatttatatatacacacacacacacacacacacacacacacacatatatacacatacatataaatacacacaacccctggcaaaaattatggaatcaccggcctcggaggatgttcattcagttgtttaattttgtagaaaaaaagcagatcacagacatgacacaaaactaaagtcatttcaaatggcaactttctggctttaagaaacactataagaaatcaagaaaaaaagattgtggcagtcagtaacggttacttttctagaccaagcagaggagaaaaatatggaatcactcaattctgaggaaaaaattatggaatcaccctgtaaattttcatccccaaaactaacacctgcatcatatcagatctgctcgttagtctgcatctaaaaaggagtgatcacaccttggagagctgttgcaccaagtggactgacatgaatcatggctccaacacgagagatgtcaattgaaacaaaggagaggattatcaaactcttaaaagagggtaaatcatcacgcagtgttgcaaaagatgttggttgttcacagtcagctgtgtctaaactctggaccaaatacaaacaacatgggaaagttgttaaaggcaaacatactggtagaccaaggaagacatcaaagcgtcaagacagaaaacttaaagcaatatgtctcaaaaatcaaaaaatgcacaacaaaacaaatgaggaacgaatgggaggaaactggagtcaacgtctgtgaccgaactgtaagaaaccgcctaaaggaaatgggatttacatacagaaaagctaaacaaaagccatcattaacacctaaacagaaaaaaaacaaggttacaatggactaaggaaaagcaatcgtggactgtggatgactggatgaaagtcatattcagtgatgaatctcaaatctgcattgggcaaggtgatgatgctggaacttttgtttggtgccgttccaatgagatttataaagatgactgcctgaagagaacatgtaaatttccacagtcattgatatggggctgcatgtcaggtaaaggcactggggagatggctgtcattacatcatcaataaatgcacaagtttacgttgatattttggacaactgaaaggatgtttggggatgattaaatcatttttcaagatgataatgcatcttgccatagagcaaaaactgtgaaaacattccttgcaaaaagacacatagggtcaatgtcatggcatagggtcaatttcaacgagcagatctgatttgatgcagctgttagtttgggggatgaaaatttacagggtgattccataatttattcctcagaattgagtgattccatatttttttcctctgcttcgtctaaaaaagtaaccgttactgtcaatcttttttccttgatttcttatagtgtttcttaaagccagaaagttgccatttgaaattactttagttttgtgacatgtctgtgatctgcttttttttctacaaaattaaacaactgaatgaacttcatccgaggccagtgattccataatttttgccaggggttgtatacacacacatacatatacatataaaaaTTTGGCCTACGATAGATTTGGACTCCACTGCCTAATAGCGATAACGCCCGTGGAGTTTTTCGATCCAGGATAACCTTTGTGTGAAGTGTCTGaaccactgcttcattgcttcagagGGGAGTGGAGGGTGGGGTTGTTCTGAATTGAGGTGTGTCTCTCACTGTTCATGTGAGATGTGCAATGCAGCAAGCACAGAGACGCTGACAACAGCAGTGTCTGTTTTCAGCGTCTCTGTGCTGTCAGCTGCCAATGCTCTGATCAGTTTGAGCACTCTGAAcagcatccaaaaaaaaaaaagctttcaatttaaatttcaatttattttcagttatatagcgccaaatcacaacaaacttgcctcaaggcgcttaacacgagtaaggtctaatcttaccagccCAACCCTTATCAAAAGCTTTCATTAAATAATCTACTCAATCCAATAATTCTGTGTCCATAGCTGCTGTACTTTCAGAAAGTTACGGTTTATTTTATAGTTGAAAGGCTTTGCGGTTCCAAAAACCTCACGTTTGGTCAAGGAAGATAAATGACAGTCTGAGCAAGGGGAGGGGCGAGGCAGAGAGGAGAGagcttcactcattttcacatgaaaactGTTTACTCTTTACAAATGATCCCATCATCATttgaataaagtttttttttgtgaattcaggtttcatttttttttaaagagcaagtttGACAGGTTCAACTCTTGTTCAAACattgttttttatatttatattttatttattctgcTAAAGAAAAGTTATGCAATCCCACACAAAACTGTCAATATGACAGAAAACTAAGCTACTGTGTGCAAGTTTACATTTACAGTCAGTGTCAAGGGTCTTAAATTGTGAGACACAGGCCTCTTCCTCACTGGATTAAAAGGTACTGTGCGTCATTTTTGAAGTAGAGAGCAAATGTTATATCCATGatgaaatattaatgtgtttaacctttcagcataataataataatttattaatttatatagcaccaaatcacgagtaatcgcctcaaggcgcttcacaagcatttaaaagcagaataaaatgaaataaaattaaaatacaataaaaaatttaaccataaaaaattagaagaagtaaaataaataaaacattaaaaaaaagacaaaatactaatgataaaacagggagaagagatgtgtcttcaacctggctgtctgtctccacagagtccgactgtcgtatttgtgcaggcagatcattccacagagctggagcgcggtgataaaaagctctaaCCCGCTGACACCCTTGGGACatacaatagtcctgcaccctgtgaacgctgagcccttgccggcacatatgactcaaccaggccggccagatggggggcgccagtccgtgaacaattttataggccaatagtaataccttaaaatctgatctcaaggagaccagaagccagtgaagggattccagaaccggcgtaatatgatcaaaccttctgcttcacgtcagaagtctggcagcagcattttgaaccagctgaagacccctgatgctggactgtggtaaaccagaaaacaaagcattacaatagtctaatctagaagagacaaacgcatgaatcagagtctcagcatcagccatagacaggatgggacgaatctttgctatatttctaaagtgaaagaaagcagtcctcgtaatgtccctaatgtggaggtcaaaggacaatgtaggatcaaaaattaccccaaggttcctcactttgttagtatgatgtataacacatgaacctaggctaagggccagctgatcaaattgatgccgatgtcttgctggaccaagaaccatcatttcagtcttatcagagttcaaaagtagaaagttgctagacatccaacttctcactgctgcgagacagtcctgtaaagattttatgtggacaggatttccagcagctatcggcatatacaactgagtatcatcaacatagcaatgaaaagcaaccccaaaacgccgcaaaatgttcccaaggggtgccatatacaggaaaaaaagcaggggacccagaacggatgcctgcggaaccccgaacttcatgcccttaaagtcagaggtagtgtcgttgcacaaaacacagtgggaacgaccagataaataagacgtcagccacgcaagagcagttccagtaatgccgaaacagttttctagcctatcaagtagaatatgatgatcaattgtgtcaaacgcagccctgagatccaacaacaccaatactgtagtagtatctgagtccattgctcgcaga comes from the Thalassophryne amazonica chromosome 8, fThaAma1.1, whole genome shotgun sequence genome and includes:
- the si:ch211-106e7.2 gene encoding uncharacterized protein si:ch211-106e7.2 gives rise to the protein MHSSAWTNGQSTTIHHLGQQSQSSQMRNQVLVDNMKKQNAGSVHYISQYGRRNTPQSSHNIHHNSVSSNRQPTNLQSANTFYYGTPQQPTTAGKQNNFVLGFVVGYQQNPLPLAQVGNLAVPVQLNYGSQGSNKQIHHQTVPQNTLTQSKSNMINVNSSNTVQQQRFFPPVALPSYSMAISQLTGSCNSSVTRNVSSGLLSASSMGHSISGYRNGTTTSSAIISHTSSRDTQKFLSKTNQPSVFPVANSQQQITTFANNAFQSVGCRAESQLGANSPGNGGNQLVSMVRMQSKQVLQSGTLNVIGNYNSSASQTILLQPLQSLAKTTHGTTSATWHNKDAQPLQPLANTTHGHTSATWHNKDAQPLQPLANTTHGSTSATWHNKDAQPLQLLANTARGSTSETWHNKDAQSQQPSPLEDFHFKATGDQNGNNFPGGNTVSVPNGIIIAPVLNKTQMQQLSQNIPVQMNNTPSSAEHVKGQKAVAVVQPLSNAQVANSLHCEPTTPEKALTSPTFVKTSTNLIDDTNPLKGDEKIHEELSNASKSSNSFDSHSTPSNDGSVVASLGSTKPEDSLQKQLCTAVTEPAVEKSQSDKMPRSPNGVMDRRSTPTDPNTCLQEDTPVQTVLWTLAKLGQLIEGTTTAKTKSENVANVSGISKLLSMFWDGKLNNLICELRSGLFKDVMKEVKEFNSKYLMSDTVILSQIKRESWDKLQQSCLVLKPNDVYREEPYKSSWLNVNEQLNDIDDEFGLPFCLRYYHMQPFENHRETDPVEIITRNPAETMSKVTSTQTKVEKGNCATEDANVAETSTEHPLEAESPDSVDMCYSFKIQVLPPEEAKVLFQQGPQKKATEDQPATLLNATEDKPPEIAEENGSKPAIEEFCCIAKFMEILEHGSSLRCSCQCKAGPSQEDVEMVLHKDKKEVQNEENPRQVKSDDKIYHVVEDDGAADKRPKIFNWPEVCSEFGDIVELTGDDAIFTSCPDREPESITVLSEGDSSSIILISESEDENLFSSETDMPNKGENPEEALAHELEPVQTNEQRSSDVETETENSSSEDEISTRSSDVKEVELKSPAVPQKLLESQAQTQSHVTMKVNLQQPLSLAGTHGTSGIKRRGLRSPERFFSFLKSRKKTKPSVKDVAEDVSVSAVDGPKGRTVELALFGSAPQEDDVLKVGSRSHIASTDLFPEHGPKPPEVISVNLNPLPKMCRETAQTTSPYSVKQRIYEKWKALSPVKLKYRQKFQTQNCAALSEVRHETDGPSCKKELSDRRFCSGKRKHHLSLARSSSYKGLGPGPKRRKKEAFALKQSAEEHVGCDPGNGSRSVLPLQEKNVLAFSVLPNTFNFKDMPNERNDTAVPKTSSSALDKPDLNIKNKDSNLPDKMSRGKWAPNPEKKWTPQPQAMDPNISSVFHEFQKKYMKKQPPME